In one Bradyrhizobium cosmicum genomic region, the following are encoded:
- a CDS encoding DUF2865 domain-containing protein produces the protein MADMPEFLSLSRARFLSACTVLLSTVVLATGAFAQAGPPGPPPQPGQNGLGPNPMCVRLEGQLAALDRGGGGDPARDDQIRRYQDSQAKQQAELDRVTMQAKRMGCDSSGFFSLFNGQSAQCGPVNTQIQQMRANLDQITGNLERLRGGGAGGFSPERDSQRRSVLVALAQNNCGPQYANAAQSQGGGNFLSNLFGGNNPNNPQGGPPSDLGPQSGTFRTVCVRTCDGAYFPISFATVPARFPDDEKTCKALCPAAEAVLYTHRNPGEDMNSAVSTSGQPYTALPTAFKFRSEFNPSCSCKAAGQTWADALKSADDKASAEQQGDIIVTEESAKKMQQQRLGKGAPATNAKKGTPPAPTTANAPAATPPADTGTATTSSENKPIRSVGPSFLPQQQK, from the coding sequence ATGGCGGATATGCCTGAATTTTTGTCTCTCTCCCGTGCCCGCTTCCTCTCTGCCTGCACCGTGCTTCTGAGCACCGTCGTGCTCGCCACCGGCGCTTTCGCGCAGGCCGGCCCGCCCGGTCCACCGCCCCAGCCCGGCCAGAATGGGCTTGGCCCCAATCCGATGTGCGTCCGACTGGAAGGCCAGCTCGCCGCGCTCGATCGCGGCGGCGGCGGTGATCCCGCGCGCGACGACCAGATCCGCCGCTATCAGGACTCCCAGGCCAAGCAGCAGGCCGAGCTCGACCGCGTCACCATGCAGGCCAAGCGCATGGGCTGCGATTCCTCCGGCTTCTTCTCGCTGTTCAACGGCCAGTCGGCGCAATGCGGCCCGGTCAACACCCAGATCCAGCAGATGCGCGCCAATCTGGACCAGATCACCGGCAATCTCGAACGCCTGCGCGGCGGCGGCGCCGGCGGCTTCAGCCCGGAGCGCGACAGCCAGCGCCGCTCGGTGCTGGTGGCGCTCGCGCAGAACAATTGCGGCCCGCAATACGCCAACGCGGCGCAATCACAAGGCGGCGGCAACTTCCTGAGCAATCTGTTCGGCGGCAACAATCCCAACAATCCGCAAGGCGGCCCGCCCTCCGATCTCGGCCCGCAATCCGGCACCTTCCGCACCGTGTGCGTGCGCACCTGCGACGGCGCCTATTTCCCGATCTCGTTCGCCACCGTGCCGGCGCGTTTCCCCGACGACGAAAAGACTTGCAAGGCGCTGTGCCCGGCCGCGGAAGCCGTGCTCTACACCCACCGCAATCCCGGAGAGGACATGAACTCCGCGGTCTCCACCAGCGGCCAGCCCTACACGGCGCTACCGACCGCGTTCAAATTCCGCAGCGAGTTCAACCCGTCCTGCTCCTGCAAGGCGGCGGGCCAGACCTGGGCCGACGCCTTGAAATCGGCCGACGACAAGGCGTCAGCCGAGCAGCAGGGTGACATCATCGTCACCGAGGAGAGCGCCAAGAAAATGCAGCAGCAGCGGCTTGGTAAGGGTGCACCTGCGACGAACGCGAAGAAGGGCACGCCCCCGGCGCCGACGACAGCGAACGCTCCGGCCGCAACGCCCCCGGCAGACACGGGCACGGCGACGACGTCCTCCGAGAACAAGCCGATCCGCTCGGTGGGGCCGAGCTTCCTGCCGCAGCAACAGAAGTAG
- a CDS encoding winged helix-turn-helix domain-containing protein: MPRASANSRPQLSVRIDLDDRGRIGPGKIELLEQIRQHGSISAAGRAMDMSYKRAWDLVDEINRICGRAAVEPQAGGKNGGGAMLTTFGATLIARYRKIERDAARAVRKELTALKSDIARSRKS; encoded by the coding sequence ATGCCGCGCGCGAGCGCAAATTCACGTCCCCAACTGAGCGTTCGCATCGATCTTGACGACCGGGGCCGCATCGGCCCCGGGAAGATCGAGCTCCTTGAGCAGATCCGGCAACACGGCTCGATCTCGGCGGCCGGCCGGGCGATGGACATGTCCTACAAGCGCGCCTGGGATCTCGTGGACGAGATCAACCGTATTTGCGGTCGTGCTGCGGTCGAACCGCAGGCAGGCGGCAAGAATGGCGGCGGCGCGATGCTCACGACATTCGGCGCGACCCTGATCGCGCGGTACCGCAAGATCGAGCGCGACGCGGCGCGCGCGGTGCGCAAGGAGCTGACGGCGCTCAAGTCGGACATCGCACGCTCGCGAAAGTCCTGA
- a CDS encoding alpha/beta fold hydrolase — MDAAPDDVFIDEISFPATDGYALTGTLFLPRGAKRHAVLINSATAVPRKIYRGFASYLAHRGCAVLTYDYRGIGDSRQPAMVGYNQPKSLVGFKASMSDWAAQDVTAAVRWMRERYTTLPLAYVGHSFGGQALGLIANNTEISRAAFVASQAATWRLMTSPEKYRVFAFMNLIGVPLAHALGYAPGWAGIGEDLPKGVFLQWADWVSSPRYLFDSKLPALENFAKFKGELRAMCFSDDPWATRPAVELLTGGFSAIKPEVLTVKPSDVGAKAIGHFGFFRPEHRDTLWRGVAEWIQGE, encoded by the coding sequence ATGGACGCCGCACCGGACGACGTTTTCATCGACGAGATCAGCTTCCCGGCGACCGACGGGTATGCGCTGACCGGCACCCTGTTCCTGCCGCGCGGCGCCAAGCGCCATGCCGTGCTGATCAATTCGGCCACCGCCGTCCCGCGAAAGATCTACCGCGGCTTCGCCTCCTACCTTGCCCATCGCGGCTGCGCGGTCCTCACTTACGACTATCGCGGCATCGGTGACTCCCGCCAGCCGGCGATGGTCGGCTACAACCAGCCGAAATCGCTGGTCGGCTTCAAAGCCTCGATGTCGGACTGGGCCGCGCAGGACGTCACCGCCGCGGTGCGCTGGATGCGCGAGCGCTACACCACCCTGCCCCTTGCCTATGTCGGCCATTCCTTCGGCGGCCAGGCGCTCGGGCTGATTGCGAACAACACGGAAATATCGCGCGCCGCGTTCGTGGCCTCGCAGGCCGCGACCTGGCGGCTGATGACGTCGCCGGAGAAATATCGTGTGTTCGCCTTCATGAACCTCATTGGCGTACCGCTCGCCCACGCGCTCGGCTACGCACCGGGCTGGGCCGGCATCGGCGAGGACCTGCCCAAGGGCGTCTTCCTGCAATGGGCCGACTGGGTCTCGAGCCCGCGCTATCTCTTCGATTCAAAGCTGCCCGCGCTGGAGAATTTCGCGAAGTTCAAGGGCGAGCTGCGCGCGATGTGCTTCTCCGACGATCCCTGGGCGACGCGGCCCGCGGTCGAGCTGCTCACCGGCGGCTTCAGCGCGATCAAACCGGAGGTGCTAACGGTCAAGCCGTCCGACGTCGGTGCCAAGGCGATCGGCCATTTCGGCTTCTTCCGCCCCGAGCACCGCGACACGCTGTGGCGCGGCGTCGCGGAGTGGATCCAAGGGGAGTGA
- a CDS encoding VOC family protein — protein MIDHISVGVSDLERSARFYEATLAALGLTRLVTRPRTIGFGKAYPEFWINLRENMPLVPSESGVHICLRAKTTAEVDAFHAAALRAGGASESAPALRPHDRVRYYATFVADPDGNRIEAVTFPSE, from the coding sequence ATGATCGACCACATTTCCGTCGGCGTCAGCGACCTCGAACGCTCCGCAAGGTTTTACGAAGCGACGCTCGCCGCCCTCGGCCTGACGCGCTTGGTCACGCGGCCGCGGACGATCGGCTTCGGCAAGGCCTATCCCGAGTTCTGGATCAACTTGCGCGAGAACATGCCGCTGGTGCCGTCGGAGAGCGGCGTGCACATCTGCCTGCGGGCGAAGACCACGGCGGAGGTCGACGCGTTTCACGCCGCAGCACTCAGGGCTGGAGGTGCGTCCGAGAGTGCGCCGGCCCTCCGCCCGCACGACCGTGTGCGCTACTACGCGACATTCGTCGCCGATCCCGACGGCAATCGCATCGAGGCGGTGACGTTCCCGAGCGAATGA
- the cysS gene encoding cysteine--tRNA ligase, producing MELRLYDTLTKEKRPFVPLNANDVRMYVCGPTVYDFAHIGNARPVIVFDVLFRLLRHLYGEAHVKYVRNITDVDDKINDRAARDFPGLPLNEAIRKVTEQTGQQFHADVDALGALRPSVEPRATEHIGEMREIIERLVKGGFAYAAEDHVLFSPQAMNAANAGLPRYGALSNRSLDEMIAGARVDVAPYKKDNTDFVLWKPSKPGEPSWPSPAGIKAEGRPGWHIECSAMAWKHLGEHFDIHGGGIDLVFPHHENEVAQTCCAFHRERMANYWMHNGFLQVESEKMSKSLGNFITIHELLADWPGEVLRLNMLKTHYRSPIDWTMKSLEESAKTLDDWYRVAADVAPGKPAASVVDPLLDDLNTPLAIAALHGLRSSDVPALAGSLRLLGFLSESAAQWEGRKQQASGVDAKEVERLLSERTAARSRKDFRESDRIRDLLAAMGVAIKDSKDGTTWEVMR from the coding sequence ATGGAACTGCGCCTTTACGATACGCTGACGAAGGAGAAGCGGCCGTTCGTGCCGCTCAATGCGAACGACGTCCGCATGTATGTGTGCGGACCGACCGTCTACGACTTCGCCCATATCGGCAACGCGCGGCCGGTGATCGTTTTCGACGTGCTGTTTCGGCTGCTGCGCCATCTCTACGGCGAGGCGCACGTCAAATACGTCCGGAACATCACCGACGTCGACGACAAGATCAACGACCGTGCCGCGCGCGACTTCCCCGGCCTGCCGCTGAACGAGGCGATCCGCAAGGTCACCGAGCAGACCGGACAGCAGTTTCACGCCGACGTCGATGCGCTCGGTGCGCTGCGGCCGAGCGTCGAGCCGCGCGCGACAGAGCATATCGGCGAGATGCGCGAGATCATCGAACGGCTGGTCAAGGGCGGCTTTGCCTATGCCGCCGAGGACCACGTGCTGTTCTCGCCGCAGGCGATGAACGCGGCCAATGCCGGCCTGCCGCGCTATGGTGCGCTGTCCAATCGTTCGCTGGACGAGATGATCGCTGGTGCCCGCGTCGACGTGGCGCCCTACAAGAAAGACAACACCGACTTCGTGCTGTGGAAGCCGTCCAAGCCGGGCGAGCCGTCATGGCCGTCGCCGGCCGGCATCAAGGCCGAGGGGCGACCGGGCTGGCACATCGAGTGCTCGGCCATGGCCTGGAAGCATCTCGGCGAGCATTTCGACATCCATGGCGGCGGTATCGATCTCGTATTTCCGCATCACGAGAACGAGGTCGCGCAGACCTGCTGCGCCTTCCACCGCGAGCGCATGGCGAACTACTGGATGCACAACGGTTTCCTGCAGGTCGAGAGCGAGAAGATGTCGAAGTCGCTCGGCAACTTCATCACGATCCACGAGTTGCTCGCGGATTGGCCGGGCGAGGTGCTGCGCCTGAACATGCTGAAGACGCATTATCGGTCGCCGATCGACTGGACCATGAAGTCACTGGAGGAGAGCGCCAAGACGCTCGACGACTGGTATCGCGTCGCGGCCGACGTCGCGCCGGGCAAGCCGGCTGCGTCCGTGGTCGATCCGTTGCTCGACGACCTCAACACGCCGCTCGCGATCGCGGCGTTGCACGGTCTGCGCAGCAGCGACGTACCCGCCCTGGCGGGTTCATTGCGGCTGCTCGGCTTCCTGTCCGAGAGCGCTGCGCAGTGGGAAGGGCGCAAGCAGCAGGCCAGCGGCGTCGATGCCAAAGAGGTCGAGCGCCTGCTCTCGGAGCGGACGGCGGCCCGTAGCCGCAAGGATTTCAGGGAGTCCGACCGCATCCGCGATCTGCTCGCTGCGATGGGCGTTGCGATCAAGGACTCCAAGGACGGGACGACCTGGGAGGTCATGCGATGA
- a CDS encoding diacylglycerol kinase codes for MLRIWKATINSRNGLAFAFRSEQAVREEIFALLLSLPLAWFVGSTATRAVELVCAVAFVLVVELLNTAIEKLADRLTMDHDKQIGRVKDMGSAAVGVALLMAGAFWILAIVERLGFV; via the coding sequence TTGCTGCGGATCTGGAAGGCCACGATCAACTCCCGCAATGGTCTTGCCTTTGCGTTCCGCTCGGAGCAGGCCGTCCGGGAGGAGATTTTCGCGCTGCTGCTGTCGCTTCCGCTCGCGTGGTTCGTCGGCTCGACCGCAACGCGCGCGGTCGAGCTGGTGTGCGCGGTCGCTTTCGTGCTGGTGGTCGAGCTGCTCAACACCGCGATCGAGAAGCTCGCCGATCGCCTGACCATGGACCATGACAAGCAGATCGGCCGGGTCAAGGACATGGGCTCGGCCGCGGTCGGCGTCGCGCTCCTGATGGCCGGCGCGTTCTGGATCCTTGCCATCGTCGAACGATTGGGCTTCGTCTAG
- the cimA gene encoding citramalate synthase, with amino-acid sequence MSRERLYLFDTTLRDGAQTNGVDFTLTDKQIIAAMLDELGIDYVEGGYPGANPTDTEFFGTRPNLSHARFTAFGMTRRAGRSVSNDPGVAGLLEAKADAICFVAKSSAYQVRVALETTKEENLASIRDSVAAAKAACREVMLDCEHFFDGYKEDSSFALACAKAAYEAGARWVVLCDTNGGTMPNEIEAIVAEVTKHIPGDHLGIHAHNDTEQAVANSLAAVRAGARQIQGTLNGLGERCGNANLCSLIPTLKLKQEFADAFEISVTAEKLATLVKVSRTLDDMLNRVPNRHAAYVGESAFVTKTGIHASAVLKDPHTYEHVLPETVGNHRKVLVSDQAGRSNVIAELDRAGIIYEKSDPKLTRLVEELKEREAAGYAYESANASFDLLARRTLGKVPQYFEVEQFDVNVEQRYNALGERVTVALAVVKVDVAGEHLISAAEGNGPVNALDVALRKDLGKYQKYIEGLTLIDYRVRILNGGTGAVTRVLIESKDENGDSWTTVGVSPNIIDASFQALMDSVIYKLVKSGAPA; translated from the coding sequence ATGAGCAGGGAGCGCCTCTATCTGTTCGACACCACGCTGCGCGACGGCGCGCAGACCAATGGCGTCGATTTCACGCTGACCGACAAGCAGATCATCGCCGCGATGCTGGACGAACTCGGCATCGACTATGTCGAGGGCGGCTACCCCGGCGCCAATCCGACCGACACCGAGTTCTTCGGCACCAGGCCGAACTTGTCGCATGCGCGCTTCACCGCCTTCGGCATGACGCGCCGGGCAGGGCGCTCGGTCTCCAACGATCCCGGTGTTGCCGGTCTACTGGAAGCGAAAGCCGATGCGATCTGTTTCGTCGCGAAGTCCTCCGCCTATCAGGTGCGCGTGGCGCTGGAGACGACGAAGGAGGAAAACCTCGCTTCCATCCGCGACAGCGTCGCGGCGGCGAAGGCGGCCTGCCGCGAGGTCATGCTCGACTGCGAGCATTTCTTCGACGGCTACAAGGAAGATTCCAGCTTCGCGCTCGCCTGCGCCAAGGCGGCCTATGAGGCCGGCGCGCGCTGGGTGGTCTTGTGCGACACCAACGGCGGCACCATGCCGAACGAGATCGAGGCGATCGTCGCCGAGGTGACCAAGCACATCCCCGGCGATCATCTCGGCATCCACGCCCATAATGACACCGAGCAGGCGGTGGCGAATTCGCTCGCCGCGGTGCGCGCCGGCGCGCGGCAGATCCAGGGCACGCTGAACGGGCTTGGCGAGCGCTGCGGCAATGCCAATCTCTGCTCGCTGATCCCGACCTTGAAGTTGAAGCAGGAGTTTGCCGACGCTTTCGAGATATCGGTCACGGCGGAGAAACTGGCGACGCTGGTCAAGGTCTCGCGCACGCTCGACGACATGCTCAACCGCGTGCCGAACCGGCATGCGGCCTATGTCGGCGAAAGCGCCTTCGTGACCAAGACCGGCATTCATGCCTCCGCCGTGCTGAAGGATCCGCACACCTACGAGCACGTGCTGCCCGAGACGGTCGGCAATCACCGCAAGGTGCTGGTGTCCGACCAGGCCGGCCGCTCCAACGTCATCGCCGAGCTCGACCGCGCCGGCATCATTTACGAGAAGAGCGATCCGAAGCTGACCCGGCTCGTGGAGGAGTTGAAGGAGCGCGAGGCGGCCGGCTACGCCTATGAATCCGCCAACGCCTCGTTCGACCTGCTGGCGCGCCGCACGCTCGGCAAGGTGCCGCAATATTTCGAGGTCGAGCAGTTCGACGTCAATGTCGAGCAGCGCTACAACGCGCTTGGCGAGCGTGTGACGGTGGCACTTGCCGTGGTCAAGGTCGATGTCGCCGGCGAGCATTTGATTTCGGCCGCGGAGGGCAACGGCCCCGTCAACGCGCTCGACGTCGCGCTTCGCAAGGACCTCGGCAAGTACCAGAAATACATCGAGGGTCTGACGCTGATCGATTACCGCGTGCGTATCCTCAATGGCGGCACCGGCGCGGTCACGCGCGTGCTGATCGAAAGCAAGGACGAGAACGGCGACAGCTGGACCACGGTCGGCGTGTCGCCGAACATCATCGATGCCTCGTTCCAGGCGCTGATGGATTCGGTGATCTACAAGCTCGTGAAGTCCGGCGCGCCGGCGTAG
- a CDS encoding GNAT family N-acetyltransferase, which yields MGQTLPKPGLRPFLPADVPMLAAIFTASIEELTGEDYNEAQQQAWMEAAEDEEFGKRLAADLTLVATLEGSPVGFASLRGADHIRMLYVHPAVTGQGIATMLVDALEKLAGGRGATGLSVDASDTAEGFFAKRGYVAMQRNSISVNDEWLANTTMKKTLGAAS from the coding sequence ATGGGACAGACTTTGCCAAAGCCCGGCTTGCGGCCCTTCCTGCCGGCTGACGTGCCGATGCTCGCCGCGATCTTCACGGCCAGCATCGAGGAACTGACCGGCGAGGACTACAACGAGGCGCAGCAGCAGGCCTGGATGGAGGCCGCTGAGGATGAGGAGTTCGGCAAGCGGCTTGCGGCCGACCTGACGCTGGTCGCTACATTGGAAGGCTCGCCCGTCGGCTTCGCCTCGTTGCGCGGCGCCGATCACATCCGCATGCTCTATGTGCATCCCGCCGTGACCGGACAGGGCATCGCGACCATGCTGGTCGACGCGCTGGAGAAGCTTGCCGGCGGCCGCGGCGCGACCGGCCTCTCGGTCGACGCCAGCGATACCGCAGAAGGATTCTTCGCCAAGCGCGGCTACGTCGCCATGCAGCGTAACAGCATCAGCGTCAACGACGAGTGGCTCGCCAACACCACGATGAAGAAGACGCTCGGAGCTGCGTCATGA
- a CDS encoding NAD+ synthase, whose product MTERLNAFAVTLAQLNPTLGDIDGNAAKVRAARAQAIADGADLVLFPELFIAGYPPEDLVQKPAFQAACRAAIESLARETADGGPAMLVGTPWVEDGKLYNACALLDGGRIASLRFKCNLPNYGVFDEKRLFSPGPAAGPVTVRGVRIGVPICEDIWLEESEDYENVVETLAETGAEIILVLNGSPYARDKNDVRLSVAVARVTESGLPLVYLNQVCGQDELVFDGASFALNGDLSLAAQLPAFAENISTLRFIRHGDDWRCAGPIAQLPEGDHADYAACVLGLRDYVAKNGFPGVLLGISGGIDSALCAAIAVDALGADQVHGVMLPYRYTAAHSIADAGELAGHLGIRYEVLPIAEAVTGFETILSGIFKNLPPDITEENLQARTRGTLLMAISNKTGLMVVTTGNKSEMSVGYATLYGDMNGGFNPIKDIYKTQVFRLASLRNGWKPDGALGPAGEVIPPDIITRPPSAELRENQTDQDSLPPYEVLDAILQGLIEREEPLDQIIASGFDRETVIRIDHLLNVAEYKRRQAAPGVKVTARNFGRDRRYPITNRFRDKGEELPVADETLVSRGNRASIDAFEG is encoded by the coding sequence ATGACGGAACGTCTCAACGCATTCGCGGTCACGCTCGCCCAGCTCAATCCGACCCTGGGCGACATCGACGGCAACGCCGCCAAGGTGCGGGCCGCGCGCGCGCAGGCGATCGCCGACGGCGCCGATCTCGTGCTGTTTCCGGAATTGTTCATCGCCGGCTATCCGCCGGAAGATCTGGTGCAGAAGCCGGCCTTCCAGGCCGCCTGCCGCGCCGCGATCGAAAGCCTCGCGCGCGAGACGGCCGACGGCGGGCCAGCCATGCTGGTCGGCACGCCATGGGTCGAGGACGGCAAGCTCTATAATGCCTGCGCGCTGCTCGACGGCGGCCGTATCGCGAGCTTGCGCTTCAAGTGCAATCTGCCGAACTACGGCGTGTTCGACGAGAAGCGGCTGTTTTCGCCCGGGCCCGCGGCCGGCCCGGTGACCGTGCGGGGCGTGCGGATCGGCGTGCCGATCTGCGAGGACATCTGGCTTGAGGAGTCCGAAGACTACGAGAACGTGGTCGAGACACTGGCCGAGACCGGCGCCGAGATCATCCTGGTGCTGAACGGCTCGCCTTACGCCCGCGACAAGAACGACGTGCGTCTCTCGGTGGCCGTGGCGCGGGTGACGGAGAGCGGGCTGCCGCTGGTCTATCTCAATCAGGTCTGCGGCCAGGACGAGCTCGTGTTCGACGGCGCTTCCTTCGCGCTCAACGGCGATCTCTCGCTCGCCGCGCAATTGCCTGCCTTTGCCGAGAACATCAGCACGCTGCGTTTCATCAGACATGGCGACGATTGGCGCTGCGCGGGGCCGATCGCGCAGCTGCCCGAGGGCGACCACGCCGACTACGCCGCCTGCGTGCTGGGCCTGCGCGACTACGTCGCCAAGAACGGCTTTCCCGGCGTGCTGCTCGGAATTTCCGGCGGCATCGATTCGGCGCTCTGCGCGGCGATTGCGGTCGATGCGCTCGGTGCCGACCAGGTCCACGGCGTGATGCTGCCCTATCGTTACACGGCAGCGCATTCGATCGCGGATGCCGGCGAGCTCGCCGGCCATCTCGGCATCCGCTACGAAGTGCTGCCGATCGCCGAAGCCGTGACCGGCTTCGAAACAATCTTGTCCGGCATCTTCAAGAACCTGCCGCCCGATATCACCGAGGAGAACCTGCAGGCCCGCACCCGCGGCACGCTGCTGATGGCGATCTCCAACAAGACCGGGCTGATGGTGGTGACGACAGGCAACAAGTCGGAAATGTCGGTCGGCTACGCCACGCTCTATGGCGACATGAACGGTGGGTTCAACCCGATCAAGGACATCTACAAGACCCAGGTGTTTCGGCTGGCAAGCTTGCGCAACGGCTGGAAGCCGGATGGCGCGCTCGGGCCTGCGGGCGAGGTGATCCCGCCCGACATCATCACGCGCCCGCCGAGTGCGGAGCTGCGCGAGAACCAGACCGACCAGGACTCGCTGCCGCCCTACGAGGTGCTCGATGCCATTCTGCAGGGTCTCATCGAACGCGAGGAGCCGCTCGATCAGATCATCGCGTCCGGCTTCGACCGCGAGACGGTGATCCGCATCGACCATCTCCTCAACGTCGCCGAATACAAGCGCCGCCAGGCCGCGCCGGGCGTGAAGGTGACGGCGAGGAATTTCGGCCGCGACCGCCGCTATCCCATCACCAACCGCTTTCGCGACAAGGGCGAGGAGCTGCCGGTGGCGGACGAGACGCTGGTCTCGCGCGGCAACCGGGCGTCGATCGACGCGTTCGAGGGGTGA
- a CDS encoding class II 3-deoxy-7-phosphoheptulonate synthase, whose translation MSERWTPESWRSKPVLQVPDYPDAKALADVEAQLATFPPLVFAGEARNLKKALARVAAGEAFLLQGGDCAESFAEHGANNIRDFFRVLLQMAVVLTYAGAVPVVKVGRIAGQFAKPRSSPTEKIGGVELPSYRGDIVNDIAFTKEARVPDPQRQLMAYRQSAATLNLLRAFATGGYANLGSVHEWMLGFLKDSPQSRRYKELADRISDALNFMRACGLDLESHPELRATDFYTSHEALLLGYEQAMTRVDSTTGDWYATSGHMIWIGDRTRQLDHAHVEYFRGIKNPIGLKCGPSLKPDELLKLIDVLNPDNEPGRLTLINRFGSDKVADHLPGLIRAVKREGKVVVWSCDPMHGNTITSTSGYKTRPFDRVLSEVKSFFTIHAAEGTHAGGVHLEMTGQDVTECIGGARAITDEDLNDRYHTVCDPRLNAEQSIDMAFLVAELLKQERVGKARPMPVAAGL comes from the coding sequence ATGTCCGAGCGGTGGACGCCCGAGTCCTGGCGCAGCAAGCCGGTGCTCCAGGTGCCCGATTATCCCGACGCCAAGGCCTTGGCCGACGTCGAGGCGCAGCTTGCGACCTTTCCGCCGCTGGTGTTCGCGGGCGAGGCACGCAATCTGAAGAAGGCGCTGGCCCGCGTGGCGGCCGGCGAGGCCTTCCTGCTCCAGGGCGGCGACTGCGCCGAGAGCTTTGCCGAGCACGGCGCCAACAACATCCGCGACTTCTTCCGCGTGCTGCTGCAGATGGCGGTGGTGCTGACCTATGCCGGCGCCGTGCCGGTGGTGAAGGTCGGCCGCATCGCCGGCCAGTTCGCCAAGCCGCGCTCCTCGCCGACGGAGAAGATCGGCGGCGTCGAGCTGCCGAGCTATCGCGGCGACATCGTCAACGACATCGCCTTCACGAAGGAAGCGCGGGTGCCGGATCCGCAGCGTCAGCTGATGGCCTATCGCCAGTCGGCCGCGACGCTGAACCTGCTGCGCGCGTTTGCAACCGGCGGCTACGCCAATCTGGGCAGCGTGCATGAGTGGATGCTCGGCTTCCTGAAGGATAGCCCGCAGTCCCGCCGTTACAAGGAGCTGGCCGACCGCATCTCGGACGCGCTCAATTTCATGCGTGCCTGCGGCCTCGACCTCGAGAGCCATCCCGAGCTGCGCGCCACCGATTTCTACACCAGCCACGAGGCGCTGCTGCTCGGCTACGAGCAGGCCATGACCCGCGTCGATTCCACCACCGGCGACTGGTACGCGACCTCGGGCCACATGATCTGGATCGGCGATCGCACCCGTCAGCTCGACCATGCCCACGTCGAATATTTCCGCGGCATCAAGAACCCGATCGGCCTGAAGTGCGGCCCGTCGCTCAAGCCCGACGAGCTGCTCAAGCTGATCGACGTGCTCAACCCGGACAACGAGCCGGGCAGGCTGACGCTGATCAACCGCTTCGGCTCCGACAAGGTCGCCGACCATCTGCCGGGCCTGATCCGCGCCGTGAAGCGCGAGGGCAAGGTCGTGGTCTGGTCGTGCGATCCCATGCACGGCAACACCATCACGTCCACGTCAGGCTACAAGACGCGGCCGTTCGACCGCGTCCTGTCCGAAGTAAAGTCGTTCTTCACCATCCACGCGGCGGAAGGCACCCATGCCGGCGGCGTGCATCTGGAGATGACCGGCCAGGACGTCACCGAATGTATCGGCGGCGCCCGCGCCATCACCGACGAGGATCTCAACGACCGCTATCACACGGTCTGCGATCCCAGGCTCAACGCCGAGCAATCCATCGACATGGCTTTCCTGGTCGCCGAGCTCCTCAAGCAGGAACGCGTGGGCAAGGCGAGGCCGATGCCGGTCGCAGCGGGGCTCTAG
- a CDS encoding TIGR00730 family Rossman fold protein yields MSTIKTVCVYCGSGPGTNPRFTEGAKALGKALAENNVRLVYGGGSVGLMGAVATSVLDHGGTVTGIIPEFLRKRENALTRVQEMIVTPDMHERKRLMFERSDAFVALPGGVGTLEELVEQLTWKQLGRHAKPVLLANIDNFWEPLFSLLSHMRQTEFIRAGLSVDILKADRVEDILPKLKSAVAQLAEAEKQLAPDVARKL; encoded by the coding sequence ATGAGCACCATCAAAACCGTCTGTGTCTATTGCGGCTCCGGCCCGGGAACCAATCCACGTTTCACCGAAGGCGCCAAGGCGCTCGGCAAGGCGCTCGCCGAGAACAACGTCCGCTTGGTCTATGGCGGCGGCTCGGTCGGCCTGATGGGCGCGGTCGCGACCTCCGTGCTCGATCACGGCGGCACCGTCACCGGCATCATCCCCGAATTCCTGCGCAAGCGCGAGAACGCGCTGACGCGCGTGCAAGAGATGATCGTCACTCCCGACATGCACGAGCGCAAGCGGCTTATGTTCGAACGCTCGGACGCCTTCGTGGCACTGCCGGGCGGCGTCGGCACGCTGGAGGAGCTGGTCGAGCAATTGACCTGGAAGCAGCTGGGCCGCCACGCCAAGCCGGTGCTGCTCGCCAACATCGACAATTTCTGGGAGCCGCTGTTCTCGCTGCTGTCGCACATGCGCCAGACCGAGTTCATCCGCGCCGGCCTGTCGGTCGACATCCTCAAGGCCGATCGCGTCGAGGACATCCTGCCGAAGCTGAAGTCCGCCGTGGCCCAGCTCGCCGAAGCCGAAAAGCAGCTCGCCCCGGACGTGGCGCGCAAGCTCTAA